The following are from one region of the Carnobacterium gallinarum DSM 4847 genome:
- the comGA gene encoding competence type IV pilus ATPase ComGA, which yields MAIEELATTILKEADIRGVNDIHILPKSTEYQLFFRVSGQLLLWLTISLEQGIRLIAYFKFLSDMDVGEKRFPQTSSSTMKLDGKAKALRFSTITDFHHQESLVIRLLHQVQKHTLEQTAYFPRQIKELEQLIKRKSGLLLFSGPVGSGKTTTMFQLIKESLVHEERQVFTVEDPVEIEEPRFLQTQVNQKAGISYEALLKASLRHHPDIIVVGEIRDTETAKMVIRGALTGHLVISSIHAKNASGVLSRLGELGISLNQLQQTLIGIVSQKLVPRRCSLCEGTCRLCCTHLSVYEKRSVLYEITTGRQLEKLGRQKEVGVVADHQRGSFNSYLRKAYSYGFITEDGYQKNRLY from the coding sequence ATGGCGATTGAAGAATTGGCAACAACTATTTTAAAAGAAGCGGATATACGAGGAGTGAACGATATTCATATCTTACCAAAATCAACGGAATATCAATTGTTTTTTAGAGTGAGTGGTCAACTTTTATTGTGGCTAACAATCTCTTTGGAACAAGGAATTCGGTTGATTGCTTATTTCAAATTTTTATCGGATATGGATGTAGGTGAGAAGCGCTTTCCACAAACAAGTTCAAGTACGATGAAATTAGATGGAAAAGCTAAAGCGCTACGCTTTTCTACTATTACTGACTTCCATCATCAAGAATCTTTGGTTATCCGTTTGCTACACCAAGTTCAAAAACATACTTTGGAACAGACGGCTTATTTTCCAAGACAGATTAAAGAATTAGAGCAATTAATTAAAAGGAAAAGTGGCTTGCTTTTGTTTTCAGGGCCTGTGGGATCGGGTAAAACTACAACTATGTTTCAACTAATTAAGGAGTCATTAGTACATGAAGAGCGACAAGTTTTTACAGTAGAAGATCCAGTTGAGATTGAGGAACCACGATTTTTACAAACACAAGTTAATCAAAAGGCTGGAATTAGTTATGAGGCTTTATTAAAAGCTAGTTTAAGACATCATCCGGATATTATTGTTGTAGGTGAAATTCGTGATACAGAAACAGCTAAAATGGTTATTCGTGGTGCATTAACAGGGCATTTAGTGATTAGTAGTATTCATGCCAAAAATGCTAGTGGGGTTTTGAGTCGATTAGGTGAGTTAGGAATTTCTTTGAATCAATTGCAACAAACCCTCATAGGAATTGTTTCTCAAAAGTTAGTTCCGAGGCGATGTAGTCTATGTGAGGGGACGTGTCGATTATGTTGTACTCATTTATCTGTCTATGAAAAACGTTCAGTTCTTTACGAAATTACAACAGGAAGACAATTAGAAAAACTTGGACGACAAAAGGAGGTGGGGGTAGTAGCAGATCATCAACGAGGTTCTTTTAATTCTTATTTACGAAAGGCGTATAGTTATGGATTTATTACAGAAGATGGGTATCAAAAAAATCGGCTTTATTGA
- the comGB gene encoding competence type IV pilus assembly protein ComGB: protein MDLLQKMGIKKIGFIEPIKESKQAFFLSKLAVLVEEGFSLKEALNFLILIMTKEKYWLEKVVISLESGQEFYQILAELGFSERISAEIYLAQVHGQFSQALANSGLYLEAKLEQRKKLKQLLHYPLLLVVFMLGILFAMRLFLLPYFSQLFQKNDSLTSILSQISIGFIYCFPYILAGIAAVGISLNVYLKRRFKHYSAIAKIDLLLKIGFLDKFIKLYYTYYFSYEWAQLFKSGHKMLRIIQLMKEKETTRLMQEVALKMEDGLKNGHEFNQIMEQFNFFTPELGAIIFHGELTSQLASELSLYSASCQKEFVTSIEKLLGWIQPVIFFLVAFFILCIYLALLLPMFTMMEGIV, encoded by the coding sequence ATGGATTTATTACAGAAGATGGGTATCAAAAAAATCGGCTTTATTGAACCAATAAAAGAGTCAAAGCAAGCCTTTTTTCTTTCAAAATTAGCTGTTTTAGTTGAGGAGGGTTTTTCTTTAAAAGAAGCACTTAATTTTTTAATCCTCATCATGACGAAAGAAAAATATTGGTTGGAAAAAGTAGTGATAAGCTTAGAAAGTGGTCAAGAATTTTATCAAATATTGGCTGAGTTAGGTTTTTCAGAACGAATATCTGCTGAGATTTATTTAGCGCAAGTTCATGGGCAATTCAGTCAAGCGCTAGCTAATAGTGGCTTATATTTAGAAGCTAAATTAGAGCAAAGAAAGAAACTCAAACAATTATTGCACTACCCATTACTACTAGTTGTATTTATGTTAGGTATTTTGTTTGCCATGCGTTTGTTCTTACTTCCTTATTTTAGTCAACTATTTCAAAAAAATGATTCATTAACATCTATTTTAAGTCAGATTTCTATTGGCTTTATTTACTGTTTTCCGTATATTTTGGCTGGTATTGCTGCAGTTGGCATTAGTTTGAATGTTTATCTTAAACGACGATTTAAACATTATTCTGCTATTGCCAAAATTGATCTTTTATTAAAGATTGGCTTCTTAGATAAATTCATTAAATTATACTACACTTATTATTTTAGTTACGAATGGGCCCAATTATTTAAAAGCGGTCATAAAATGTTACGAATTATTCAGTTAATGAAAGAAAAAGAAACGACTAGACTAATGCAAGAAGTGGCTTTAAAAATGGAAGATGGGTTGAAAAATGGTCATGAATTTAATCAAATTATGGAACAATTTAATTTTTTTACACCAGAATTAGGTGCGATTATCTTTCATGGAGAGTTGACGAGTCAATTAGCCAGTGAATTAAGTTTGTATAGCGCAAGCTGTCAAAAAGAATTTGTTACTAGTATTGAAAAATTATTAGGATGGATTCAACCCGTTATCTTTTTTCTAGTAGCTTTTTTTATTCTATGTATTTATCTAGCGTTATTATTACCAATGTTTACGATGATGGAGGGAATTGTATGA
- a CDS encoding DUF7649 domain-containing protein: MSRNLRVLLVIEGFLAISFIRDLIGNPLVVTLLIGAVVLMVIGNRDQNKNLGKVAIYIGLSGLALGAFTSGVAVAMLIIILMWGVIFGFDEMKYEIQKRI, translated from the coding sequence ATGAGTAGAAATTTAAGAGTTTTATTGGTGATTGAAGGGTTTTTAGCAATTTCATTTATCCGTGATTTAATTGGTAATCCTTTGGTAGTTACGTTATTAATTGGTGCTGTTGTGTTGATGGTTATTGGCAATCGAGATCAAAATAAAAACCTAGGGAAGGTAGCTATATATATTGGTTTATCTGGTTTAGCGCTTGGTGCATTCACTTCTGGAGTAGCCGTTGCAATGCTGATTATTATTCTGATGTGGGGCGTTATATTTGGTTTTGATGAAATGAAATATGAAATTCAAAAAAGAATTTAA
- a CDS encoding VanZ family protein: MKLKLATKDNLFILLAIVMMGILFYSSSQPFGKQTVAPYLDKLLVNQPFKELLSGIHFNYAGGGEVSIAAKGYVPFIEFFIRKGAHFGTYFLLGLFWFLGLKNRLYSIGLTAFIAWSLAAGYAAFDEFHQSFTADRTPLFQDVILDSVGALTAVLIAVLFSQLFGKKKKHKK; encoded by the coding sequence ATGAAATTGAAATTAGCTACAAAAGATAATTTATTTATTCTTCTTGCGATTGTGATGATGGGTATTTTATTTTACAGTTCATCACAACCTTTTGGTAAACAAACTGTAGCACCATATTTAGATAAGCTGTTAGTAAATCAACCTTTTAAAGAACTCTTAAGTGGTATTCATTTTAATTACGCAGGTGGTGGGGAAGTTAGTATTGCTGCTAAAGGGTATGTTCCTTTTATTGAATTCTTTATCCGCAAAGGAGCTCATTTTGGTACGTACTTTTTACTGGGTTTATTCTGGTTCTTAGGTTTGAAAAATCGATTGTACAGTATTGGGTTAACAGCGTTTATTGCTTGGAGCTTAGCTGCAGGTTATGCCGCTTTTGATGAATTTCATCAGAGTTTTACGGCAGATCGTACGCCACTTTTTCAAGATGTTATACTGGATAGTGTTGGTGCTTTAACAGCTGTTTTAATCGCCGTGCTGTTTAGTCAATTATTTGGTAAAAAAAAGAAACATAAAAAATAG
- a CDS encoding YebC/PmpR family DNA-binding transcriptional regulator produces MSGHSKWSNIQGRKNAQDAKRGQIFQKISREIYMAVKSGGSDPGINPQLRMMIDKAKSANMPNDNVKRAIAKGSQSGEGENYEEVTYEGYGPNGIAVLVHALTDNRNRTGTNVRVAFNKNGGSLGETGSVSYMFDRKGYLAIERAGLDVDEDTMLMSVLEAGGEEMETSDEVFEIYTEPVDFVSVRDSLEAEGYTLAQAEITMIPQTTNELPADKATQFQLMLDKLEEDDDVSEVFHNAEI; encoded by the coding sequence ATGTCAGGACATTCAAAATGGAGTAATATTCAAGGGCGTAAAAATGCGCAAGATGCAAAACGTGGGCAAATTTTTCAAAAAATATCAAGAGAAATTTATATGGCTGTAAAAAGTGGTGGTTCGGATCCTGGCATCAATCCTCAATTGCGTATGATGATTGATAAAGCCAAATCAGCTAATATGCCTAATGATAATGTGAAAAGAGCTATTGCTAAAGGAAGTCAAAGTGGCGAAGGTGAAAATTATGAAGAAGTTACTTATGAAGGATATGGACCAAACGGAATTGCTGTTTTAGTACATGCATTAACTGATAATCGGAATCGGACAGGTACTAATGTTCGAGTTGCATTTAATAAAAATGGTGGTTCTTTGGGTGAAACAGGTTCGGTTAGTTATATGTTTGATCGTAAAGGTTATTTAGCGATTGAGCGAGCGGGTTTAGATGTTGATGAGGATACAATGTTAATGAGTGTTTTAGAAGCAGGTGGGGAAGAAATGGAAACCTCTGATGAAGTTTTTGAAATTTATACGGAGCCAGTTGATTTTGTATCGGTTCGAGATAGTTTGGAAGCGGAAGGTTATACTTTAGCTCAAGCAGAAATCACCATGATACCTCAAACAACTAATGAGTTACCGGCTGATAAAGCGACACAATTCCAACTAATGTTAGATAAATTAGAAGAAGACGATGACGTATCAGAAGTCTTTCACAACGCTGAAATATAA
- a CDS encoding YitT family protein, whose product MTKKKIANYLKIILGAFIFSVAVNMFALPNELGEGGVTGLTMMLYYQLSWSPALTNLLFNSVLLVIGYKYLDKSTVFLTIFAVALMSFFLRVTTVFVFKPDEVIVAALAAGALMGAGMGLIMLGGGTTAGSAILAKLANKYLGWNTSYALLFFDLIVVLPSVFIIGLEKMLFTVVSLYISTKVLDFILEGFNPKKSVTIISDKYEQIAQDIDEQLERGITIFHGQGYYLKQDRKILYTVVNRQQLLQLTKIVNQYDPKAFFIINDVQRVVGEGFTKQATSE is encoded by the coding sequence ATGACGAAAAAAAAGATTGCTAACTATTTAAAAATTATTCTTGGTGCTTTTATTTTTTCAGTAGCAGTGAATATGTTTGCTTTGCCTAACGAGCTTGGCGAAGGTGGCGTAACAGGATTAACGATGATGCTTTATTATCAACTTTCTTGGTCCCCAGCTTTAACAAACTTATTATTTAACAGTGTTTTACTAGTAATTGGCTATAAGTATTTAGACAAATCAACGGTATTTTTAACGATTTTTGCCGTTGCCCTTATGTCATTTTTCTTGCGTGTAACGACTGTCTTTGTTTTCAAACCGGATGAGGTGATTGTTGCTGCATTGGCAGCTGGTGCTTTGATGGGAGCAGGAATGGGGTTAATCATGCTAGGTGGTGGAACAACAGCAGGAAGTGCTATTTTGGCCAAATTAGCCAACAAATACCTAGGGTGGAACACAAGCTACGCATTGTTATTTTTCGACTTAATTGTTGTTCTTCCTTCAGTCTTTATTATTGGTTTAGAAAAAATGCTCTTTACAGTAGTTTCTCTTTATATTTCCACAAAAGTATTGGATTTCATCTTAGAAGGCTTTAATCCGAAAAAATCAGTTACGATTATTTCAGATAAATACGAACAAATTGCTCAAGATATCGATGAACAATTAGAACGTGGTATTACTATTTTCCATGGACAAGGTTACTATTTAAAGCAGGATCGTAAAATTCTGTATACAGTTGTCAATCGTCAACAATTATTACAGCTTACTAAAATCGTGAATCAATATGACCCAAAAGCATTCTTTATCATCAATGATGTACAACGTGTTGTTGGGGAAGGATTTACCAAACAAGCTACCAGTGAATAA